ATGGACCAGACCCAAATCGATGCGCTGCGCGCTGAACCTGTCCGTGCCTTTGGTCATCTGATCGACGGCCAGCATCTTGGCGCGTCGGACGGCGGCACGATGGATGTAATCTCTCCCATCGACGGGACGGTTTTAACCACTGTCGCTGCGGGCACGCAGTCGGACATGGAAGCGGCTATTTCGTCGGCCCGCACTGCGTTTGAGGATGGTCGCTGGTCAGGTCAACCGCCTGCCGCTCGAAAGAAAGTGCTTTTGAAGTGGGCCGATTTGATCGAAGCGCACGCGCTTGAGCTTGCCGTACTGGGCGTGCGCGACAACGGGACAGAGATCGCTATGGCGCTGAAGGCAGAGCCCGGCTCAGCTGCTGGCACGATCCGTTATTATGCCGAAGCACTAGACAAGGTTTACGGAGAGATCGCGCCGACAGCAGATGATGTTCTTGGCCTGATCCACAAGGAGCCGGTTGGCGTCGTGGGCGCAATCATCCCGTGGAACTTCCCGCTGATGATCGGCGCTTGGAAACTTGGACCTGCCTTGGCGATGGGCAATTCGGTCGTGGTCAAACCGTCCGAGACTGCATCGCTTTCTCTGATGCGCATGTGCGAACTTGCATTGGAGGCAGGCCTCCCCCCCGGGGTTCTGAATGCCGTCACCGGTGAAGGGGCCGTAGTCGGGCAGGCGATGGGTCTGTCCATGGACGTGGACGTGCTTGTCTTTACCGGATCAGGTGCCACAGGGCGGCGGCTGATGGAGTATGCCGCACGGTCAAACATGAAGCGGGTCTATCTGGAGTTGGGCGGCAAATCCCCCAACATCATTTTTGCAGACGCCCCAAATCTTGATGAGGCCGCCAAGGTCGCAGCGGCAGGTATCTTTCGCAACGCCGGACAGGTCTGTGTTGCAGGATCGCGCCTGCTGGTTGAGAGATCGATCCATGACGAGTTTGTAAGCGCCGTCGCGAAAGCGACCGATGCCATGCGCGTGGGTGATCCCTTGCGTGTGGATACCCAGATCGGCGCGGTAAATTCGCAAACGCAGTTGGATGCTAATCTGGGTTTTGTAGAGACGGCCACAAACGAAGGTGGGCAGATCATCACTGGCGGCAACCGCATTTTGCAGGAAACGGGCGGCTATTACATGGCGCCGACGATCGTCACGGGAGTGCGCCCTGATGCGACGCTTGCGCAGAAAGAGGTGTTTGGCCCCATTCTTGGCGTGACCCCTTTCAACTCGGAAGAAGAGGCGATCACGCTCGCAAATTCCACGGTCTACGGCCTAGCCGGTGCGGCGTGGACCTCGAACCTCAGCCGCGCACACCGCATGGTCAGAGGTGTGCGTACCGGTGTTATGCATATCAACACTTATGGTGGCGCGGATGGTACGGTTCCGTTGGGCGGCGTTGGTCAATCCGGCAATGGTTCGGACAAATCACTTCATGCCTTGGAGAAGTACATCAACCTCAAGACAGCGTGGATCAAACTATGAGCGACAAGACGGTTCTGGTGATCGGGACCTATGACACCAAGGATGACGAACTTGGGTTTCTGGCAAGCGTGATCCGCGATCAGGGTGGCAAGGTGGTCACCATGGATGTTTCCGTGCTTGGGGATCCATCAGAACCTACTGACTATTCAAAGCATGATGTTGCGGAAGAGGGCGGCAGCTCCGTTCAGGCCGCGATTGACAGCGGCGACGAAAACCACGCCATGCAGATCATGGCGAAGGGGGCGAGCCTTCTGGCAGCAAGGCTCTATGCGGAGGGCATTTTTGACGGCATGATCGTATTGGGCGGTACGATGGGTACCGATCTGGCCCTCGACGTGGCATCAGCCCTGCCGCTGGGCGTGCCCAAGTACATCGTCTCGACCGTGTCCTTTTCACCGCTGATCCCGGCGGAACGGCTGGCGGCGGACACGCAGATGATCCTCTGGGCTGGTGGCCTTTATGGGTTGAACTCCGTCTGCAGGGCATCTCTCTCACAAGCCGCCGGTGCCGTATTGGGGGCCGCCCGCGCCGTTCAGAAACCCGACCCAGACAAGCCATTGATTGGCATGATGTCACTTGGCACCTCTGCGCTTAAATATGTGATCCCGCTAAAACCTGCGCTGGAAGAACGCGGGTTCGAGGTAGCGGTGTTCCACGCCACAGGTATGGGAGGCCGCGCGTTTGAGAGCCTCGCAGGGCAAGGTGCTTTTGCCTGTGTTTTCGACTTTTGCACGCAGGAACTGGGTAACCATATACACGGCTCGAATATCTCTGCCGGTGCGGGTCGTTTGACCAACGCAGGCTTGACAGGCACGCCGCAGATCGTCGCGCCGGGATGTTACGATCTGGTAGACATCGTAGGTTGGCAGCCCTTGCCCGAAAAATGGAGCGGTCACATCAGTCACGCGCACAACCGGCTTCTGACCTCAATCGTCCTCAATACCGAAGAGCGCAAAGCTGTGGCCGCTGCCCATTGCGAACAACTGGCCAAAGCCAAAGGGCCGGTTGCCGTCATTCTGCCTCAGGACGGCTTGGGAGAATGGGACCGTGAAGGCGCGGACCTGCACGATAGGGAAGGGCTGGAGGCATTTCTGTCGGAGCTTGAAACTAAGCTGCCGCCGAACGTTACCGCCCACCGTATCGGATGCCATATCAACGACGCGGCCTTTGCCGATAAGGCACTCGAAATTTTCGATGCCTGGTTTGCGGATGGAACTGTAAGCGGCTAATCCTTGCCACCGGGATCAAGAAGCGCGAGCAAATCCAGCAGCGTTTCATAATTCTGCTCCCCGAGGGTCGTCTTGAAGCCTGTCACAATCAATGCAGCCTCTTGGGCGCGGTCGTCGATCATCTTCTGACCCAACGCCGTGATTTCAATGAACTGGCGTCGCCGGTCTTTGTCGCCGCGGGTCTGGGTCACCATGCCCTTGTCGCGCAAGGTAGCAGCAATGCGGGTAAGGCTGGGGAACAGCAAACTTGAGCGGTCCGCGAGCGTCTTGGTGTCCATACGACCAAACTCCGCCAGCACCCGCAGAACACGCCACTGCTGCTCTGTGATGCCGGTTTCGGCCAGCATATCGCGGATCGGGGCCATTACGCCCTCGCGGGCACGGATCAGCGCGATTGGCAGGGAACGGTTGGTCGACGGGAGTTGCTTTGTCATTCGGGCCTCAGGCTATATCGTTTGCACCCATTGCACCGTGAAACGGGTCTTGACAACAAAGCATAGCATTAATTAACTTCGCAACAATTAACATGTTAAGGAATATGATGTGCCGCACTTCCAGATCGATTATTCAGCCAATCTGAAAGATGTCGTGGATATGGGAGCTTTGTGCGAAGCAATCCGCGCAGCCGCCGCAGGAATTGAGACGTTTCCAGTGGCCGGCATTCGCGTCCGCGCCGTCTGCGTCGATCATGTCGCTATTGCAGACGGCGATCCGAAACACGGGTTTATAGATCTATCTATCCGCCTGCGCGAAGGGCGCCCTGACGATATAAAGAAATCAGCCGTGGCTGATATTTTCGAAGTGATGAAATCTTTCGTAGCTCCGGCAATGGAAAGCCACTCCATCGCGCTATCCGCAGAAATGCGTGATATCGACGCCGGGCTTTCGCCTAAATTCGGAAACATCCGCGACCATCTGGAGGATACCGCATGAGCCAGCTTCACGATAATATCACGAAATTGAACAGCTTTCTGGCGCGCTTCCGCGAAGGCGGCATCCCCAACCGCATCGCGGGGCAGGATCACCCGGGCGCAGGAGGCGTGTTTCAAAGCATCTCTCCGGTCGACAAGAGCACCATCTGCGATGTGGCCCGTGGCACAGCAGATGATATAGACGCGGCAGCAGAGGCGGCCCATGTCGCGTTTGCGGAGTGGCGCGACATGCCCGCCCCGCAGCGAAGGAAAATACTGATCAAGATTGCCGAAGGCATCGAAGCGCGGGCAGAAGAAATTGCGCTGTGCGAATGTTGGGATACCGGCCAAGCCTATAAATTCATGTCCAAAGCAGCCCTGCGCGGTGCAGAGAACTTCCGCTATTTCGCGGATCAGGTCGTTCAGGCGCGGGACGGGCAACACCTGAAGTCCCCGACGTTGATGAACATCACCAGCCGCGTGCCAATCGGGCCGGTAGGTGTGATTACGCCGTGGAATACGCCTTTTATGCTCTCCACATGGAAGATCGCACCGGCCCTCGCGGCAGGGTGCACCGTGGTTCATAAACCTGCCGAAGCATCCCCCCTGACCGCCCGCCTGTTGGTTGAGATCGCCGAAGAGGCAGGCCTGCCGCACGGTGTCTTGAACACAGTTAACGGATTTGGCGAAGAGGCCGGCAAGGCGCTCTGTGAACACCCCAAGATCAAGGCCATCGCTTTTGTCGGGGAAAGCCGTACGGGATCGCTGATTACAAAACAGGGCGCTGACACCCTCAAGCGGAACCACCTTGAACTTGGCGGGAAGAATCCTGTGATTGTCTTTGACGATGCTGATCTGGACCGCGCGCTCGATGCGGTAATTTTCATGATCTATTCGATCAACGGAGAGCGCTGTACATCGTCGTCTCGCCTGCTGGTGCAAGACACCATCCGCGAAACCTTCGAAGCGAAACTGATCGAGCGCGTCAATGCGATCCGTGTGGGCCACCCGCTTGACCCCGCGACCGAGATCGGGCCGCTTATCAGCGAAGAGCATTTCGCCAAAGTCACCAGCTATTTTGACATCGCACGCAAAGACGGTGCGACAGTAGCCGCAGGAGGTGAAGTAGTCGGTGACGAGGGCTATTTCGTCAGACCGACCCTCTTCACAAACGCCGACAACGATATGCGTATCGCACAGGAAGAAATCTTTGGTCCTGTTCTGACCTCCATCTCGTTCTCGACCGAGGAAGAAGCGCTGCGTATCGCCAATGACACACCCTATGGGCTGACGGGCTATGTCTGGACCAACGACCTGACCCGCGCACTGCGGTTCACGGACAAACTTGAGGCCGGGATGATTTGGGTGAACTCGGAAAATGTGCGGCACCTGCCGACCCCCTTCGGTGGGGTTAAATCCTCCGGGATCGGTCGGGATGGTGGCGACTGGTCATTCGAATTTTACATGGAGCAAAAGCACATCGGCTTTGCCACCGGTCAGCATAAAATCACCAAGCTGGGAGCACTGTAATGCCTGTTCCTGCACCGAACCTGTATCCCGACTTCAATACCATCCGGCTAAGCCATGTCTGCCTCAACGTATCTGACCTGTCCGCTTCACGCACTTTCTATACGGATATCCTCGGCTTGCAGGTAACGGATGAGAGCGACAGCCATATCTATCTACGCGCGATGGAGGAACGGGGGCATCACTGCATCATCCTGCAAAAGTCCGAACAGCCCGGCACAGTTGAGGTCATGGGCTTCAAAACCTTTGACGAAGAAGACCTCGACCGCGCCGAAACATACTTCAAGGCGAAGGGCCGCCCGACATCATGGGTGGAGCGCCCCTATCAGGGCCGCACGTTACTGACATCGGACAACATGGGCATTCCGCTGGAGTTCTATCACAAGATGGACCGCCTGCCGCCCATTCATCAAAAGTACGCGCTGTACCGTGGAGTGAAACCTCTACGAATTGATCACTTCAATTGCTTCAGCCCTGATGTGGATGCATCCGTCGCCTTCTATTCCGACTTCGGGTTCCGCGTGACCGAATACACCGAGGACGAAGAGAGCAAGAAGCTCTGGGCCGCGTGGATGCACCGGAAGGGCGGCGTGCATGACATGGCATTTACCAATGGCACAGGACCGCGCATGCATCATGTGGCGTTCTGGGTCCCGACACCGCTGAATATCATTGATCTGCTCGATCTGATGGCCACCACCGGCTATGTGGACAACATTGAACGCGGACCGGGGCGGCACGGCATCTCAAACGCGTTCTTCCTGTATATTCTTGATCCCGACGGTCACCGGATCGAGATTTACTGCTCTGATTATCAGACGGTTGATCCAGACCTTGAACCGATCAAATGGGATTTGCAGGATCCCCAACGCCAAACACTCTGGGGTGCGGCAGCACCGGAAAGCTGGTTCAAGCACGGCACAACGTTCGTCGGGGTCGAGACGCAGGACTCGCAGATCGCCGCCAGCCCGATCATTGCGCCATGAACCGCGCGTCTAAATATCCGCGATCAGGGAGGGCCCAGCATGGATTGGGATGAATTCGCAGGCTGGAGCAAGCATATCGCAGATTGGGGAGCGCAATATCACCAGACCCTGCGCGACCGTCCTGTGCGCGCCCAAACCAAACCGGGCGAGATTGCCGCACAACTGCCGTCCTCTCCGCCAACGCAGCCCGAAGACATGCAGACGATCCTGCGTGACTTTGAAGACATCGTGATGCCAGGCATGACCCATTGGCAGCACCCCCGCTTTTTTGCCTATTTTCCAGCTAATGCGGCTCCGCCGTCTATGCTGGCGGAACAACTGGTAAATACCGTCGCATCGCAATGCATGCTGTGGCAGACATCCCCCGCTGCGACCGAGGTTGAAGGCCGGATGGTCGACTGGATGCGGCAAGCACTTGGCCTTGGCGACGGCTTCGTCGGTGTCATTCAGGACAGCGCGTCATCGGCAACTCTGTCCGCCGTCCTGACCATGCGCGAACGCGCGACCGGATACACCGGCAACCGCGAAGGGTTGGCCGGCAAGGGGCCGTTACGCATCTATTGCTCAGATCAGGTACATTCTTCGATCGATCGCGCATGTTGGGTCGCGGGTATCGGGCAGGACAATCTGGTCAAAATCAAAGGGGCGGGTCCGCTTAGCGGCATGGATGCGAAAGACCTCAGCGCCGCAATCCACAAGGATATCGAAGCCGGATACACGCCTGCGGGTATCATTGCGATTACTGGCGGTACGGGCATCGGGGCGTCCGACGATTTGGGGCCGATCCTCAAGGTCGCGCAGGCGCACAACCTGTATACCCATCTTGATGCCGCATGGGCCGGTTCAGCCATGATCTGCCCTGAATACCGCGAGGCCTTCTGGCAAGATGTCGATGGATTCGACAGCATCGTGTTCAATCCGCACAAATGGCTCGGCGCGCAATTCGATTGCTCTATACAGTTTTTGCGTGACCCCCTGCCGCAGCTGAATACGCTCAAGATCGAACCAGAGTATCTCAAGACCAGCGGCGATGCTGTCACCAACTACTCGGAATGGACCATCCCGCTTGGCCGACGGTTTCGCGCGCTCAAGCTTTGGTTTCTTATCCGTTCATACGGACTGGAAGGGTTGCAGCAGCGCATCCGCAATCATGTGAACTGGGCGCACGAACTGTGCGAGGAGCTTCGTGCCCTCGAAGGGTTCGAGATTGTGACAGAGCCTATTCTTAGCCTGTTTTCGTTCCGCTGCCCGGGCGACGACGCCATGCAACAGCGTCTAGTAGACCGGATAAATGATGACGGGCGTATCTATCTTACGCAGGGGTCCTTTGAGGGAGCCAAGATCATTCGCGTGCAGGTCGGCCAATTCGATTGCACACGCGAAGACGTGATGACGATCCCGCCCGTTGTTCAGGAAATATGGGACATGATAAAATGAAGTTTGCAAGCTACCGCAGTGACGGCAGGCCCTTTTATGGAGCGGTTACAGAGGCCGGCATGATCGCCCTGAATGACATTTGGCCGCAATGGTCCACCCTGTTCGAGGCTGTCTGCGCGGATGGGCTTGGCGCGCTGGCAAAGGCAGCACAGGATCGCGCAGTCACCCACACCGATTTTGAATATGAGATGGTGATGCCCGATGCGCGGCGTATTCTTTGCGTGGGCGTGAATTTTCCCGACCGGAACGCCGAATACAAAGACGGGTCTGAACAGCCGAAATTCATGTCACTTTTCCCGCGCTTCGCGTCCGGTTTTACCGGACATGACCAACCGCTGATCCGTCCACCCGAAAGCCCACAACTTGATTATGAAGGGGAAGTCGCGGTTATCATCGGCAAGGGGGGTCGGCGTATTGCGCAAGCGGACGCTTACGATCACATCGCGGCGCTTACCTTGTGTAACGAGGGAACGATCCGCGACTGGGTGCGCCATGCCAAATTTAATGTCACGCAAGGCAAGAACTGGGATCGCTCCGGTGCCATGGGGCCATGGCTTGTCCCGTTCACCGATGCCGCACAGCTGGACGATGCGCGTATCGTCACCCGCGTGAACGGTGAGGTTCGACAGGACGATGTTCTATCACGGATGATGCACCCGATACGGCGCGAAATAGAATACATTTCAACGTTCATGACCTTGCAGCCCGGCGATATCATTGTCACGGGCACGCCCACGGGTTCGGGGGCAAGGCTCGACCCGCCGCAATTCCTGAAACCTGGCGACGTGGTTGAGGTTGAAGTGAACGGTATCGGTATCCTGCGCAACTCGATCGAGGACGAAACGCCATGACACCCGAAGATCACGCGCAAGCCGCGGCCGATTTACTGCGGGCGGAGGAGACGGGTGCGCAAATCGACCTGCTGACAATGCGCCACCCGAAGATGCGCATGGATGACGCCTATGCCATCCAGAACGAAATCTATCGCGCTAAAGTTGCGCAGGGGCGTTCTGTCGTCGGCTGGAAAATCGGGCTGACGTCCAAAGCAATGCAATCTGCCCTCAACATCGACATCCCCGACAGCGGCATCCTGTTCGACGATATGATCTTTGAGCATGGTGCTATTGTGCCAAAGGGGCGCTTTATCCAACCGCGGATCGAAGCAGAGATTGCTTTTGTCATGCGGGCACCGATCGGGGGTGCGGATGTGACCCGCGAAGATGTGCTTGAAGCGACAGACTACGTCGCACCCTCCATCGAAATTCTGGATACACGTATTCTGCGTGCGGACCCAAAGACGGGAAAGACCCGCAGTGTTTTTGACACGATCAGCGATAATGCTGCCAATGCCGGCATCGTTCTGGGGCCGGAAAAGCACGCGATAGATGACTTCGATTTGCGTTGGGTCGGGGCCATTACGTCAAAAAACGAAGAGGTTGAGGAAACCGGCCTTGGCGCTGGCGTTCTTAACGATCCGGTGGAAAGCATCGTATGGCTGGCCCGTCGCATGGCGCAATACGGACAAAGCATCGCACCGGGGCAGATCGTTCTGTCCGGCAGCTTTATCCGGCCCGTTGAATGCACACCAGGTAGCCGTATCAACGCGGACTTCGGACCGTTTGGCGCGGTCAGTATCGCATTTGCCTGACCGCTAGGAGATTGGCATTAAGGCACCTTACGCCTTGGTCACCTGCTCCATCGGAAGGCCCCGCTTCGATATGGCGTTGCGGGTGTCCACAACAGGACAATCAAGATCAAGCAACGCGGTGTAGTCGATTTGATCGTGGTCCGTGGCAATCACAACAGCATCAAAGCTCCCCGCCATCACCTCCGACGGATTCAAAGCAGTGCGCCCCTCGAACAGTCCATACTCCCTCATGGGCGGGATTTCGGGAACATGCGGATCAATAAAATCAATCTTCGCTCCCGCTTCTTCAAACAGTTGCATCAGGCGCATCGCAGGGCTTTCACGCATATCAGAGACGTTCTTTTTGTAAGCCACGCCAACCAACAAAAGCCGTGCTCCGTTCAGACCCCTGCCCGATGCGCGATCAAGCACTTCGCGCGTCCGGTGCACGATATGATTTGGCATATTCGTATTGATCTCACCGGCAAGCTCAATGAAGCGTGTCGGCACATCAAACTTGCGCGCGCGCCATGCCAGATAGAATGGGTCGATTGGTATGCAGTGGCCCCCAAGACCGGGACCGGGGTAGAAAGGCATGAATCCAAAGGGTTTGGTTGCAGCGCCGTCGATCACCTGCCAGACATCAATACCCATCTCATCGTACACCAGCTTTAATTCGTTGACCAAAGCGATGTTCACTGAGCGAAAGATGTTCTCGGTGATCTTTACTGCTTCTGCCACGGTCGGAGAAGGAACGGACACCACCGTTTCAACCACTGCGCCGTAGAAAGCCTCCATCAAAGCCTGAGCTGTGGGACCATCACCTGCAATGATCTTGGGGATCGTTTTGGTTCGGAAGGTTGCATTTCCGGGGTCTTCACGCTCGGGTGAATAGCCCACGAACACATCTGATCCCAAAGTCAAACCGCTTGCGGACAGCAGCGGCTTGAGCACCTCTTCGGTCGTCCCCGGCCATGTGGTGGATTCGAGCACGACTAGTGTTTCGGGTGTCATGTGCTTGGCAATCACCTTCGCTGTCTGTTCGACATAAGACAGGTCCGGTTCCCGATGGTGGTTTAGCGGTGTCGGCACACAGATAATAATGACATCGCATTTGGATAGGTCCGCAAAATCGGTCGTCCAAGCACATTTGTCGGACACCGCTACAAGATCAGAAGCCTCAACAGCTTCAATGTAGCTCTCGCCAGCATAAAGCCGCTCAATCTTGGTGGCGTCTACATCAAATCCAATGACAGAATACCCGGCCTTGGCAGATACAACCGCCAGCGGCAGACCCACATAACCCAAGCCGATCACGCCAACGGTCGCTTCCACTTGATGAAGCTTCTCGATCAATCCCATTCGGGTCTTCCTTATCTCTGCACTGCCATAACAGACATGTATCGTTCCCGGGCCAATTCAGCCCGTCAGGTTTTAGCAGCCCGTCGGCTTCAGTACCGCTGTGACGCTGGATACCACATATGGTTGGCGACCGGCGTCACCGCAACCGCGGCGTGGTTACTTGGAGGTCGGTTGTGCAGGGTAAACTACATTTCTAAGCGCCTGAATACACGAGGTGGAGGGCCATGCTGCCTACCGGTCAAACGCACCTCCAACGCCAAGCAACCTTGAAAATGCCGCGTTGCTTTCATTTGCATCGGTGCCTTGTGTTGAATAGAAGGCCAGAAGTAACGAATTCTAGCAGAGTAGATACAGCATCATGTCAGAATACTTCCAAGACAAAGAGACGCTCAACCGCGAACGTTTCGCGAAAGACATGATGCTCCCTCCTGCCAAGATCCGTTACATCATGTACTTCACGCCTCGCTCCGGCAGTTCATGGGTGACCGACATTGCCACGCGCACAAAGCGGCTAAGCAACCCCGGCGAATGCTACAACCCAAGCTTTATGCCGAACATGTCAAAAGCGCTAAACGCTGCCAACATGAGAGAATATCAGGACATTCTGGAACGTAGGCGTAATACAAACAATGTTTACGGCTTTCAGATCACCTATCACCAGCTCAAGAGAGTTTTCGGCAGCGATGAGGCATTCATTGAAATGTTTCCCGTTGATGACTGGCACAGCTTCTGGCTGATCCGAGAAAATATTGTAGCACAGGCTATTTCCCTGTTCAAAATGCAGCAAACACAGATCAGCCACGCGCCGCAAACCAGCGACGAAGAGCTCGCGTCAAAGGACAGCGGATTCGCGTATGACGGGGATGAGATCAAGCGCTGGCTCTCGCATATACTTTTCGCCGAACAGAAAAACGAAGAATTGTTTGAGAACCAAGGGATCAAACCCTTCCGACTAAGCTATGAGCAGAATACTTCGATACGGCCCAATCGCGTCTTGAACACGATGGGTCGCCACATCGGCATCCCGCACATGAGAATGCCGTTGATCGAGAGCGGTCACAAAAGGATCGCTACGAGCATCAACGACGTTTACGCAGAGCGTTTCCGCGAAGAATATGCTGATTTCGTAAAGGAAGTTGACGAAAAACGCCAAAAGACGCTTTCGCTTATCGACAACTACAGGCCAGTCCCAGGCAATAATAAGCTTAAAAACAAACCAAGCCAACGCAACACCACCAACTGATACGGCAGCGGTGCTTATGTACCAAGAATCCCGTCGTTGGGATCAGCCCTTCATATTACGTTCATGATGCTCAATGCCTTCTTCAAGGTCATCGTAGTATGTGATTCGCCCTTGCTCCAGAACAGCAGCGGCATCACACAAACGGCGCACCATAGAAGGACTGTGCGATACAACAATCGACCCTGAATTCTGCATCCGCGCATTAAATAGTTCACTGCTTTTGTCTCTGAATGCGGCATCGCCAACCGAAGTGACTTCATCAACGAGATATGTGTCGAACGAGATACCCATAGAGACACCGAACGCCAAACGTGACTTCATTCCGGAGGAGTAGGAAAACAGCGGCTGGTGAAAATGCTTACCCAAATTCGCGAAATCCTGCACGAATTCAACAAGCGCGTCGGTCTCCACGCCGTATATGCGGGCGATGAAACGTGTATTCTGCGCACCGGTCAGATCAAGGTGAAACGAGCCAGCGAAGCCTACAGGCCAAGAAATTGTCCCAGTCGACACGATTTTTCCCGATGTCGGGTCCATGGTTCCTGCGATCATCTTCAGCAATGTGGACTTACCGGCACCGTTTCGTCCCAGCAGCGCCACAGAACGTCCGGTTGGAAACGTCATGTTCACATTGTCCAAGACAGTATTTCGCTGCCCTTTCAGCCGAAAGACTTTTGTCAGGTTCTGAAACTGGATCATTGCCTTTTCCTAACGGCGATCCCGCAAAGAGTACCCGACAAGAACAGCGATCGACCACGTCAAAAAGGCAAAGATAGTGAACAGGCCTAGCAACAACCCGCGTTCGGGAAATTCTGAACGTTCAGCAAGCGTAGGCAGAACATGCGCTGCCAAGTATCGGCTTTGTCGCCGCGCTTCGGCAACAGCGGCATCATAAGCGGCCAGTGCGCCGGTATAGCTCCGTTCGGCAAATTCTCGATCAGCTGCCAGTCGCTCGAACTCACCCACCAGATCGGCGAAAACATTGCCCTCATCCGCACCAGTTCCGATGCCCAGTTTGCGCCTTTCCTGAACAATCATATTTTCAATGACCCGCACTCGCCTTTGGGTCTGTGTGATCCGTGGGTCGCCCTCGCCCGCAGTCTCCAAAAGCAGATTCATCTCGATCATTGCTTCGGTAAGTTGCCCCTGGAGGGTACCCAAAAGGCCAGCCTGAGTTGCGATATCAGCGGAGGGATCGACCATCTGTGTTCGATTGCGGAATTCTGTGACCGCTGTTCGTGCGTCTCGCAAACGATCTTCTGCGCGGGTCAGATCGTCACGGGCAAACCTGATAGAATCCTCTCGTGCGATGTCAGACAGCGCATTTATCATCGCCGAGCTCTCGTCATAAATACCTTGAGCGATCGCGGTGGCATCTTCGGCAGTGAACGCAAGTACGCGCACTTCGATCAATCCACTGCCACTGTCATAGTAAATCTTGACCAGACGTTCCCAGTGATTCACCAGATCTTCGATGGTGCCGGGAGGCTCATAAGAAAAGTACGGATCGTTCTCGGGTTTCGACCAGATCGTGCGAAGGTCCAGATCTCTGTCAATCTCTGCAAC
The Sulfitobacter noctilucicola genome window above contains:
- a CDS encoding pyridoxal phosphate-dependent decarboxylase family protein; this translates as MDWDEFAGWSKHIADWGAQYHQTLRDRPVRAQTKPGEIAAQLPSSPPTQPEDMQTILRDFEDIVMPGMTHWQHPRFFAYFPANAAPPSMLAEQLVNTVASQCMLWQTSPAATEVEGRMVDWMRQALGLGDGFVGVIQDSASSATLSAVLTMRERATGYTGNREGLAGKGPLRIYCSDQVHSSIDRACWVAGIGQDNLVKIKGAGPLSGMDAKDLSAAIHKDIEAGYTPAGIIAITGGTGIGASDDLGPILKVAQAHNLYTHLDAAWAGSAMICPEYREAFWQDVDGFDSIVFNPHKWLGAQFDCSIQFLRDPLPQLNTLKIEPEYLKTSGDAVTNYSEWTIPLGRRFRALKLWFLIRSYGLEGLQQRIRNHVNWAHELCEELRALEGFEIVTEPILSLFSFRCPGDDAMQQRLVDRINDDGRIYLTQGSFEGAKIIRVQVGQFDCTREDVMTIPPVVQEIWDMIK
- a CDS encoding fumarylacetoacetate hydrolase family protein, which codes for MKFASYRSDGRPFYGAVTEAGMIALNDIWPQWSTLFEAVCADGLGALAKAAQDRAVTHTDFEYEMVMPDARRILCVGVNFPDRNAEYKDGSEQPKFMSLFPRFASGFTGHDQPLIRPPESPQLDYEGEVAVIIGKGGRRIAQADAYDHIAALTLCNEGTIRDWVRHAKFNVTQGKNWDRSGAMGPWLVPFTDAAQLDDARIVTRVNGEVRQDDVLSRMMHPIRREIEYISTFMTLQPGDIIVTGTPTGSGARLDPPQFLKPGDVVEVEVNGIGILRNSIEDETP
- the hpaH gene encoding 2-oxo-hept-4-ene-1,7-dioate hydratase, producing MTPEDHAQAAADLLRAEETGAQIDLLTMRHPKMRMDDAYAIQNEIYRAKVAQGRSVVGWKIGLTSKAMQSALNIDIPDSGILFDDMIFEHGAIVPKGRFIQPRIEAEIAFVMRAPIGGADVTREDVLEATDYVAPSIEILDTRILRADPKTGKTRSVFDTISDNAANAGIVLGPEKHAIDDFDLRWVGAITSKNEEVEETGLGAGVLNDPVESIVWLARRMAQYGQSIAPGQIVLSGSFIRPVECTPGSRINADFGPFGAVSIAFA
- a CDS encoding nucleotide sugar dehydrogenase, giving the protein MGLIEKLHQVEATVGVIGLGYVGLPLAVVSAKAGYSVIGFDVDATKIERLYAGESYIEAVEASDLVAVSDKCAWTTDFADLSKCDVIIICVPTPLNHHREPDLSYVEQTAKVIAKHMTPETLVVLESTTWPGTTEEVLKPLLSASGLTLGSDVFVGYSPEREDPGNATFRTKTIPKIIAGDGPTAQALMEAFYGAVVETVVSVPSPTVAEAVKITENIFRSVNIALVNELKLVYDEMGIDVWQVIDGAATKPFGFMPFYPGPGLGGHCIPIDPFYLAWRARKFDVPTRFIELAGEINTNMPNHIVHRTREVLDRASGRGLNGARLLLVGVAYKKNVSDMRESPAMRLMQLFEEAGAKIDFIDPHVPEIPPMREYGLFEGRTALNPSEVMAGSFDAVVIATDHDQIDYTALLDLDCPVVDTRNAISKRGLPMEQVTKA
- a CDS encoding Stf0 family sulfotransferase, yielding MSEYFQDKETLNRERFAKDMMLPPAKIRYIMYFTPRSGSSWVTDIATRTKRLSNPGECYNPSFMPNMSKALNAANMREYQDILERRRNTNNVYGFQITYHQLKRVFGSDEAFIEMFPVDDWHSFWLIRENIVAQAISLFKMQQTQISHAPQTSDEELASKDSGFAYDGDEIKRWLSHILFAEQKNEELFENQGIKPFRLSYEQNTSIRPNRVLNTMGRHIGIPHMRMPLIESGHKRIATSINDVYAERFREEYADFVKEVDEKRQKTLSLIDNYRPVPGNNKLKNKPSQRNTTN
- a CDS encoding ABC transporter ATP-binding protein, translating into MIQFQNLTKVFRLKGQRNTVLDNVNMTFPTGRSVALLGRNGAGKSTLLKMIAGTMDPTSGKIVSTGTISWPVGFAGSFHLDLTGAQNTRFIARIYGVETDALVEFVQDFANLGKHFHQPLFSYSSGMKSRLAFGVSMGISFDTYLVDEVTSVGDAAFRDKSSELFNARMQNSGSIVVSHSPSMVRRLCDAAAVLEQGRITYYDDLEEGIEHHERNMKG